From the Salmo trutta chromosome 30, fSalTru1.1, whole genome shotgun sequence genome, one window contains:
- the ncoa6 gene encoding nuclear receptor coactivator 6 codes for MAHQHLPLELPQWTAVPDGDPDSDSDQDSGVGEDAGSHRGNDISHRQDGVGERGGEGDFTIFVAFRGNMDDEDLQEKLDNILNGMPSMLELDSDRLQPQHVEPWNSVRVTFNIPREAAERLRLLAQNNQQQLRDLGILSVQIEGEGAINVAMGQNRGQEVRVNGPIGAPGQMRMDVGFPGQPGPGGMRMINPSMVPPVPGMSGQAMVPPVPGMSGQAMVPSSSGQMHPRPPSQTDAMDPMMSLQQQQLQHPQAGPHSQGPMPPQASHHIQVMQAGRQLNPAALQQLQQAQQQAQLSQLGGPRPPFNPSGQMPVPSGWNQLPSGVLQPPPAQGGPMGPAAWRKAPPQVQMGQRPPSLATVQTPSHPPPPYPFGSQQAGQVFNAMGQLQQQQQSGAGQFAAPQPKGPQGVLGGVAGLPRPHLPPSAGPQGNLTAKSPGSSSSPFQQGSPGTPPMMGQAQLGPRPMTPQGFSQGVGSPGRVVMGQQGNMQQGFIGMPQHGQPGPQVHQGGMGGMPKRLPMGFPSVSGNQNFSQGQVTSAPGTPGGGANPQLQSSQTMAHTGAQSSASTPNTMQGPSHSQPNVMGLHSGMAGQPQGTNSGPSMSQPQPGLQSQMMDLQGQPVSSSPSQMVQGGGQGQTVLSRPLNPGQRGGMTPPKQLMPQQGQMVGGPGHQAMLLQQQQQNSMMEQMQQMQGNKQVFGLKGQAGVMPGQMMRGPSPNVPGNMAQFQQPQVGQQQQQMTPQQQHQQQQQMAQLQQLQQLQLQQLQQQQQQQMTQQQQQQQMTQQQQMTQQQQQQQMTQQQPQQVPIGGNPNQAMGMQGQQMRLPSGHPLVQQQLQQQQLQQKQAMLQQQQQQAAQQHPHALGDPSGATGDMGGVQQMLPDMQVQQQGMMGIGVPQHMQVGNGHFPGHGMNFNPQFGGQMPMGGPCAQAGGFPVNKDVTLTSPLLVNLLQSDISASQFGPGGKQAAGGPGQAKPKKKKPPRKKKPKVGEGQQLVEGLGGLDVGAGLEDPELPGLSGEQGVGMDPSGPKLSDFTNRPAGFPGQPGDQRVLQQVPMQFMQQQQQQQQQQQQQQQQQQQQQQQQQQQQQQQQHQMQHMQQQQMQQLQQQQMQQQQLQQQQMQGLQVPPGQQQGVTGPPGPTQVQPQMHPHQLQQQQQQQQQMLMIMKMQQEQAKSRMPLPPGGQHPPRGMLNPGEAQRIPGSQQGNMPVMINLQGHGGVPPSPDKPRGMPLMVNPQMAGAARRMSHPEAGQGTGAEEAPGAANSLQDRPGGQEMGIPPGNGAQQMVVNQGPSAHMMKQGPGPSPQHPGASPQQQMPPQPQQGGPMPGLHFPNVPTTSQSSRPKTPNRASPRPYHHPLTPTNRPPSTEPSEINLSPERLNASIAGLFPPKINIPLPPRQPNLSRGFDQQGGLNPTTLKAIGQAPPSLILPSNNGSGVGNSNSGQQSFPTGSGAANSGQGKPDKQPGGGQAKRANPSNGRRSSPASSRKVTNPSSGRQKWTKITLTSPSHQQQMVNPQTGQTMMLSPTPVPPSPVTLPPVAGVGLDPQQIQTPFQVMQGNPAEMPREGQGMSGVEHRQMPQPLRELSAPRMASPRVATPQEAKAGLEQTVVIVERQPVQSTPQQVSGSEASPSLRDAPSSLNQLLDNAATHSVPPRPTLSAPAGDAACKESSKASIVSENPSSVFQSSNAGATTVATTAAVNEPEAKPKPSSTPSPKLPNPVGSPNLQRNANTNLNANPGPSPNLNPTDSPNLNSNSSPSIKPSTPSPNLNPTIFHGPTLNPTPSLSVSVGASVSHSSPLLNITSSPKPNPNPAISPKPTPSLKPNPNPAISPKPTPSPKPNLNPAISTKPTPSPKPIPNPAISTKPTPSPKPIPNPAISPKPTPCPKPSTNVPTVLQIPASSATISPNQISYTTAPTPQAPPAVISAMVAMSKKNIRPQQPSQQTRGPHPQFITTPVFNTGTPIFQVPTVSVAPNVTVVSQPVTMVKPIQVSTTNIQLSAAPTQAQAPASTLAAVVSVASSQPARTLVGQVQMATRRASPVPVSALPRPQQQSPGTPKSETTGEAPPGQKLSPPVGQLSPHPSFSPTALASASSSIQQPLVSPPPCSSPGAPASARKSPMSPPLPAQGKPAQAPGSAPPVGNRPDYQQVAEARAAQPLEGTSQPQRGPNWAVPPHAFNPPPASVIQTRTTVSGAQTRTTVSGAQTRTTVSGAQTRTTVSGAQTRTTVSGAQTRTTVSGAQTRTTAAAVPLKVTSPPPVSAPTPVPAAPALSCLPASTTTTPPPVSVPVTTRTPTTGPVPTPATSVPAPPSASVPSPSTSPAAAAPGPSNPPGDSPAISSLVAPTPTGAQPAPTAMEPPSQPAPLEPPAPAGNTPVSVQPEPLQQDEPAATEKTAEVATVTEQGWAKKRKTPVNLVPRAAVEKPKGPSRRSSRAEKEVEEETVADGAQRKRPARPGASAMVAAKETGASPTQAKRRKSK; via the exons ATGGCACATCAACACCTCCCATTGGAGCTTCCCCAGTGGACAGCAGTCCCAGATGGGGACCCTGACTCAGATTCTGACCAGGACTCAGGAGTCGGAGAAGATGCCGGCAGTCACCGGGGCAATGACATCTCGCACCGGCAGGATGGAGTTGGAGAGCGAGGCGGAGAGGGGGATTTCACTATCTTTGTTGCCTTTCGAGGAAATATGGATGACGAGGACTTACAAGAGAAACTTGACAACATCCTTAACGGGATGCCTAGTATGCTTGAACTAG ATTCTGATAGACTCCAGCCCCAGCATGTGGAGCCATGGAACAGTGTGCGCGTCACCTTTAACATTCCCCGGGAAGCAGCGGAGCGCCTtaggctgctggcccagaacaACCAGCAGCAGCTCCGAGACCTGGGCATCCTCTCTGTACAGATAGAAG GTGAAGGAGCCATCAACGTGGCCATGGGGCAGAACAGAGGCCAGGAGGTCAGGGTGAACGGACCAATCGGCGCGCCCGGACAGATGAGGATGGATGTGGGATTCCCAGGACAACCAGGCCCAG GAGGCATGAGAATGATCAACCCGTCGATGGTCCCCCCTGTTCCCGGTATGTCTGGCCAGGCCATGGTCCCCCCTGTTCCCGGTATGTCTGGCCAGGCCATGGTCCCCAGCAGCAGTGGACAGATGCACCCCAGACCCCCTTCGCAGACTG ATGCAATGGACCCCATGATGTCCTTACAACAGCAGCAGCTTCAGCATCCCCAGGCTGGCCCCCACAGCCAAGGCCCCATGCCCCCCCAGGCTTCTCACCACATTCAG GTCATGCAGGCAGGGCGGCAGCTCAACCCAGCCGCCCTCCAGCAGCTGCAGCAGGCTCAGCAACAGGCCCAGCTCTCCCAGCTTGGTGGCCCCCGTCCCCCTTTCAATCCCTCCGGCCAGATGCCTGTACCCTCCGGCTGGAACCAGCTCCCCTCAGGGGTTCTCCAGCCCCCTCCAGCCCAGGGAGGACCCATGGGTCCAGCAGCCTGGAGGAAGGCCCCTCCCCAAGTCCAGATGGGTCAACGTCCCCCCTCCCTGGCCACGGTGCAGACCCCCAGCCACCCTCCACCTCCATACCCGTTTGGTAGCCAGCAGGCTGGCCAGGTGTTTAATGCTATGGGGCAGCTCCAGCAACAGCAGCAGTCAGGGGCTGGTCAATTTGCAGCCCCCCAACCTAAAGGTCCCCAAGGTGTGCTTGGAGGGGTGGCAGGACTGCCAAGACCTCATCTGCCTCCATCAGCAGGGCCTCAGGGTAACCTCACAGCCAAGTCCCCTGGGTCTTCATCTTCCCCCTTCCAGCAGGGTTCTCCAGGGACTCCTCCCATGATGGGTCAGGCCCAGCTAGGCCCGCGACCTATGACCCCACAGGGTTTCTCTCAAGGGGTGGGCTCACCGGGCAGGGTGGTGATGGGACAGCAGGGTAACATGCAGCAAGGGTTCATAGGAATGCCCCAACATGGGCAACCTGGACCTCAGGTTCATCAAGGAGGaatgggag GCATGCCCAAACGTCTGCCCATGGGGTTCCCTAGCGTCTCAGGGAACCAGAACTTTTCCCAGGGTCAGGTGACTAGCGCCCCAGGAACCCCAGGGGGAGGAGCCAATCCCCAGCTCCAGAGCAGCCAGACTATGGCCCACACAG GAGCCCAGTCGTCAGCCTCCACCCCCAACACCATGCAGGGTCCCTCCCACTCCCAGCCCAACGTAATGGGCCTCCACAGTGGCATGGCTGGCCAGCCCCAAGGCACTAACTCCGGACCCAGTATGAGCCAGCCCCAGCCAGGCCTCCAGTCCCAGATGATGGACCTCCAGGGCCAGCCCGTGTCCTCATCCCCCAGCCAGATGGTCCAAGGTGGGGGTCAGGGGCAGACAGTCCTCTCTAGACCCCTCAACCCAGGGCAGAGAGGAGGCATGACCCCACCCAAACAGCTGATGCCACAGCAGGGCCAGATGGTTGGAGGGCCGGGGCACCAAGCGATGCTcctacaacagcagcagcaaaacTCCATGATGGAACAGATGCAACAAATGCAAGGAAACAAGCAGGTGTTTGGGTTGAAGGGTCAAGCCGGGGTCATGCCAGGTCAGATGATGCGGGGTCCGTCTCCTAACGTGCCCGGTAACATGGCTCAGTTCCAGCAGCCTCAGGTGGGCCAACAGCAGCAACAAATGACTCCACAGCAGCAGCATCAACAACAGCAGCAAATGGCTCAGCTTCAACAGTTACAACAACTGCAGCTACAACAgctacagcagcagcaacaacaacagatgacccagcagcagcaacaacaacagatgacccagcag caacagatgacccagcagcagcaacaacaacagatgACCCAGCAGCAGCCCCAACAg GTCCCCATTGGCGGTAACCCCAACCAGGCCATGGGTATGCAGGGTCAACAGATGAGACTCCCCAGTGGTCATCCTCTTGTCCAACAGCAgctacagcagcagcagctccaacAAAAACAAGCCATGctgcaacagcagcagcaacaggcaGCGCAGCAACACCCACACGCTCTCGGGGACCCCAGCGGTGCTACAGGCGACATGGGCGGTGTCCAGCAGATGCTCCCGGACATGCAGGTTCAGCAACAAGGCATGATGGGAATTGGAGTCCCTCAGCACATGCAGGTGGGCAATGGCCACTTCCCTGGTCACGGGATGAACTTCAACCCCCAGTTCGGGGGTCAGATGCCCATGGGAGGTCCGTGTGCTCAGGCAGGGGGGTTTCCAGTGAATAAGGATGTGACGCTAACCAGTCCTCTCCTGGTCAACCTGCTTCAGAGTGACATCTCTGCCAGTCAGTTTGGGCCTGGGGGGAAGCAGGCGGCTGGAGGACCTGGCCAGGCCAAACCCAAGAAGAAGAAACCACCACGCAAGAAGAAGCCTAAAGTAGGGGAGGGACAGCAGCTGGTCGAGGGGCTAGG GGGTCTGGATGTGGGGGCTGGCCTGGAGGACCCAGAGCTGCCAGGGCTGAGTGGGGAACAGGGAGTGGGCATGGACCCTTCCGGACCCAAACTCTCAGACTTCACCAACAGGCCTGCAG GTTTCCCAGGTCAGCCTGGAGACCAGAGAGTCCTACAGCAGGTGCCCATGCAGTTcatgcagcagcagcaacaacaacagcagcagcaacaacaacagcagcagcagcagcaacagcagcagcaa cagcaacaacaacagcagcagcagcaacagcatcaAATGCAGCATATGCAACAACAGCAAATGCAACAGCTGCAACAACAGcaaatgcaacaacaacaactacaacagcaGCAGATGCAGGGACTGCAGGTTCCTCCTGGACAGCAGCAGGGGGTGACTGGACCTCCTGGTCCGACTCAAGTCCAGCCACAGATGCACCCTCATCAgctacaacagcagcagcaacaacag CAGCAGATGCTGATGATCATGAAGATGCAGCAGGAGCAGGCTAAGAGCCGGATGCCCCTCCCTCCAGGCGGGCAGCACCCCCCCAGGGGCATGTTGAATCCCGGGGAGGCCCAGAGGATACCCGGTTCCCAACAGGGCAACATGCCTGTCATGATCAACCTCCAGGGGCACGGAGGAGTGCCTCCCTCTCCAGATAAACCCAGAGGGATGCCCCTCATGGTCAATCCACAG ATGGCTGGGGCAGCCAGAAGGATGTCTCACCCCGaggcagggcagggtactggggctGAGGAGGCCCCTGGAGCGGCCAATTCCCTGCAAGACAGACCCGGGGGCCAGGAGATGGGGATTCCACCTGGGAACGGGGCCCAACAGATGGTGGTGAACCAGGGCCCCAGTGCCCACATGATGAAGCAAGGCCCAGGCCCCTCGCCCCAGCACCCTGGAGCCAGCCCCCAGCAGCAGATGCCCCCTCAGCCCCAGCAGGGTGGCCCCATGCCAGGCCTCCACTTCCCTAACGTCCCCACAACTTCCCAGAGCTCCAGGCCCAAAACACCCAACCGAGCCAGTCCCAGGCCCTACCACCATCCTCTCACCCCAACCAATCGTCCTCCCAGCACTGAGCCCTCTGAGATCAACCTCTCCCCTGAGAGGCTGAATGCCTCCATCGCAGGCCTGTTCCCCCCCAAGATCAACATCCCTCTGCCCCCCAGGCAGCCCAACCTTAGCCGGGGTTTTGACCAGCAGGGTGGGCTCAACCCCACCACTCTCAAAGCCATAGGGCAGGCCCCTCCCAGCCTAATTCTGCCCAGCAACAACGGAAGTGGTGTAGGTAACTCTAACAGCGGTCAGCAGTCTTTCCCTACAGGCAGTGGAGCTGCTAACTCGGGCCAGGGCAAACCGGACAAGCAGCCTGGAGGAGGTCAGGCTAAAAGGGCCAATCCCAGTAACGGCCGCAGATCCAGCCCTGCCTCCAGCCGCAAAGTCACTAACCCCAGCTCAGGGAGGCAGAAGTGGACGAAAATCACCCTCACATCCCCTTCTCACCAGCAACAGATGGTCAACCCCCAGACAGGGCAGACCATGATGCTGAGCCCCACCCCGGTGCCTCCTAGCCCAGTCACTCTCCCACCAGTGGCGGGGGTGGGCCTGGATCCCCAGCAGATCCAGACCCCCTTCCAGGTGATGCAGGGTAATCCAGCTGAGATGCCCAGGGAAGGGCAGGGAATGTCAGGTGTAGAGCACCGGCAGATGCCACAGCCTCTGAGGGAGCTCTCCGCCCCACGGATGGCTAGCCCCCGTGTAGCCACTCCTCAGGAGGCTAaagctgggctggagcagacagtGGTGATAGTGGAGAGGCAGCCTGTACAGAGCACTCCTCAGCAGGTGTCTGGGTCTGaggcctctccttctctcagggATGCGCCTTCCTCCCTCAACCAGCTGCTGGATAACGCAGCCACCCACAGCGTGCCTCCCAGGCCCACTTTGAGTGCTCCAGCTGGGGATGCTGCCTGCAAGGAGAGCTCTAAAGCCTCCATAGTTTCAGAGAACCCATCCAGTGTTTTTCAGAGCTCGAATGCAGGGGCTACCACtgttgctactactgctgctgtgaaCGAGCCAGAAGCTAAACCCAAGCCTAGCTCAACCCCCAGCCCAAAACTCCCAAATCCAGTCGGTAGTCCTAACCTGCAGCGCAATGCAAATACCAATCTGAATGCTAATCCTGGCCCTAGCCCCAATCTTAACCCAACTGACAGCCCCAACCTAAACTCTAACTCTAGCCCCAGCATCAAGCCTAGCACCCCTAGCCCTAACTTAAACCCTACCATTTTCCACGGCCCTACTCTAAACCCTACTCCTAGTCTTAGCGTCAGTGTGGGTGCCAGCGTCAGTCACAGTAGTCCCCTCCTCAACATTACCTCCAGCCCCAAACCTAACCCAAACCCTGCCATTAGCCCCAAACCAACCCCCAGCCTCAAACCTAACCCAAACCCTGCCATTAGCCCTAAACCAACCCCCAGCCCCAAACCTAACCTAAACCCTGCCATTAGCACAAAACCAACCCCCAGCCCCAAACCTATCCCAAACCCTGCCATTAGCACAAAACCAACCCCTAGCCCCAAACCTATCCCAAACCCTGCCATTAGCCCCAAACCAACCCCCTGCCCTAAACCCTCGACCAATGTCCCCACTGTCCTGCAGATCCCTGCATCATCCGCCACCATCTCCCCCAACCAGATTAGTTACACCACAGCTCCCACCCCCCAGGCCCCCCCAGCCGTCATCTCCGCTATGGTGGCAATGTCCAAAAAGAACATCAGACCCCAGCAGCCCAGCCAGCAGACCCGGGGCCCCCACCCCCAGTTTATCACCACTCCTGTGTTTAACACCGGTACCCCCATCTTCCAAGTCCCTACAGTGTCTGTGGCCCCCAACGTCACGGTAGTGTCCCAGCCGGTCACCATGGTAAAGCCCATACAGGTGTCCACCACTAACATCCAGCTCAGTGCTGCTCCAACCCAGGCCCAAGCCCCGGCCTCGACTCTGGCTGCTGTGGTCAGTGTGGCTAGCTCCCAGCCTGCCCGAACGCTAGTTGGGCAGGTCCAGATGGCCACTAGACGTGCTTCCCCTGTCCCTGTTAGTGCTCTGCCTCGTCCTCAGCAGCAAAGCCCTGGCACTCCCAAGTCGGAGACCACGGGTGAGGCTCCCCCTGGCCAGAAATTGAGCCCACCAGTTGGGCAGCTGTCACCCCATCCCAGCTTCTCTCCCACAGCCTTGGCGTCTGCCTCGTCTTCCATCCAACAGCCCCTAGTGTCCCCTCCTCCATGCTCCAGTCCTGGTGCCCCAGCCAGCGCCCGGAAGAGCCCTATGTCCCCCCCCTTGCCTGCCCAGGGAAAGCCTGCCCAGGCTCCTGGCTCTGCACCACCAGTGGGTAATCGACCAGACTACCAGCAGGTTGCTGAAGCACGGGCTGCCCAACCTTTAGAGGGGACTTCCCAGCCCCAGAGGGGGCCGAACTGGGCTGTGCCCCCTCACGCCTTCAATCCCCCCCCTGCATCTGTCATCCAGACTCGGACCACAGTGTCTGGAGCACAGACTCGGACCACAGTGTCTGGAGCACAGACTCGGACCACAGTGTCTGGAGCACAGACTCGGACCACAGTGTCTGGAGCACAGACTCGGACCACAGTGTCTGGAGCACAGACTCGGACCACAGTGTCTGGAGCACAGACTCGGACCACAGCTGCTGCTGTTCCTCTGAAagtcacctctcctcctccagtaTCAGCGCCAACTCCTGTCCCTGCTGCACCAGCCCTGTCCTGTCTTCCTGCCTCTActactaccacccctcccccagtgTCAGTCCCTGTCACCACCCGCACCCCAACTACTGGCCCTGTTCCTACCCCTGCTACGTCTGTCCCTGCTCCTCCTTCAGCCTCAGTCCCAAGTCCATCCACCTCTCCTGCTGCTGCCGCCCCTGGACCCTCCAACCCCCCCGGTGACTCCCCAGCCATATCCTCCCTAGTGGCCCCTACCCCTACTGGGGCTCAGCCTGCCCCCACAGCCATGGagcctcccagccagccagccccacTAGAGCCCCCAGCACCTGCAGGCAACACCCCAG TGTCAGTCCAACCTGAACCTCTACAGCAAGACGAGCCTGCTGCTACGGAGAAGACTG CAGAAGTTGCCACAGTAACTGAGCAAGG ATGGGCAAAGAAAAGAAAGACTCCCGTCAACTTAGTCCCAAG GGCTGCTGTGGAGAAGCCGAAAGGTCCCAGCAGACGGAGCTCGCGGGCTGaaaaagaggtggaggaggaaacGGTGGCAGACGGCGCGCAGAGGAAGAGACCAGCCAGGCCTGGAGCCAGCGCTATGGTTGCTGCTAAAG AAACCGGTGCCAGTCCTACCCAGGCTAAGAGAAGGAAGTCTAAATGA